In Bos indicus x Bos taurus breed Angus x Brahman F1 hybrid chromosome 23, Bos_hybrid_MaternalHap_v2.0, whole genome shotgun sequence, a single genomic region encodes these proteins:
- the LOC113881457 gene encoding olfactory receptor 11A1-like — translation METVSIGNQTITEFVLLGFYVKAELHLLLFIVFTVIYASIILGNLLIIVAVVSSQRLHTPMYFFLANLSFLEILYTSSVVPKMLEGFLQEAAISVAGCLLQFFIFGSLATAECFLLAVMAYDRYLAICYLLRYPLLMGPRWCLGLVVIAWLSGFMVDGLVVALTAQLRFCGCNHIDHFYCDFMPLMSLACSDPSVAQMTTFILSVVCLTVPFGLILTSYGRIVVAVLRVPAGASRRKAFSTCSSHLAVVSTFYGSLMVLYIAPSAVHSQLLTKVFALLYTVVTPVFNPVIYTLRNKEVQQALWRLLYVKQTETIEGGWW, via the coding sequence ATGGAAACGGTCTCCATAGGAAACCAAACGATTACTGAATTTGTCCTTCTTGGTTTCTATGTCAAAGCTGAGCTGCATCTCCTTCTCTTTATTGTGTTCACTGTCATCTATGCGTCCATCATCCTAGGGAACCTGCTAATCATTGTGGCGGTGGTTAGCTCTCAGAGGCTCCACAcacccatgtatttcttcctggctAATCTGTCCTTCCTGGAGATCCTCTACACTTCCTCAGTGGTGCCCAAGATGTTGGAGGGCTTCTTGCAGGAGGCGGCCATCTCTGTGGCTGGTTGCTTGCTCCAGTTCTTTATCTTTGGTTCTTTAGCCACTGCTGAGTGCTTCCTACTGGCTGTCATGGCATATGATCGCTACCTGGCCATCTGCTACCTGCTCCGCTACCCTCTCCTGATGGGACCCAGATGGTGTTTGGGGCTGGTGGTCATAGCGTGGCTCTCTGGCTTCATGGTAGATGGACTGGTTGTAGCCCTCACGGCCCAACTGAGATTCTGTGGCTGCAACCACATTGACCACTTTTACTGTGATTTCATGCCTTTAATGAGCCTGGCCTGCTCAGATCCCAGTGTAGCCCAGATGACAACATTCATTCTGTCTGTGGTCTGCCTCACTGTTCCCTTTGGACTGATTCTGACATCTTATGGCCGGATCGTGGTGGCTGTGCTGAGAGTTCCTGCTGGGGCCAGCAGAAGGAAGGCTTTCTCTACATGTTCCTCCCACCTAGCTGTAGTGTCCACATTCTATGGCTCTCTCATGGTCTTGTACATTGCGCCCTCTGCTGTCCACTCCCAGCTCCTCACTAAGGTCTTTGCCCTGCTCTACACTGTGGTCACTCCTGTGTTCAATCCTGTGATTTATACTCTGAGGAATAAGGAAGTTCAACAGGCACTATGGAGGCTTCTGTATGTTAAGCAAACTGAAACGATTGAAGGAGGATGGTGGTAA